In Vibrio marisflavi CECT 7928, the following are encoded in one genomic region:
- a CDS encoding methyl-accepting chemotaxis protein, with protein sequence MGFSLFGLLGNRSKSLHSGSASSKLSEHKITFSEPPQEAAENKAILAAVDKVQATIEFNLDGTIISANKNFCDAMGYALEEIKGKHHSMFTQPAYAKSTEYQSFWQRLSSGESFSGEFRRVGKGGKDVWIHASYNPILDAKGMPYKVVKFATDITEQKLKNADYQGQIEAVGKSQAVIEFNMDGTIITANENFCKAMGYSIDEIRGQHHSMFAEPNFASSAEYREFWQKLNQGEFLAGEYKRVGKHGKEVWIQASYNPILDMDGKPFKVVKYAADITQQKLTYADYRGQIKAVGKSQAVIEFNMDGTIISANENFCAAMGYSLEEIQGRHHEMFAEASLAGSLEYKQFWQKLNQGEFISGEFKRVGKNGREVWIQATYNPILDMSGKPFKVVKYASDITEQKIKNADFQGQIEAVGKAQAVIEFNMDGTIITANDNFCQTMGYMLDEIQGQHHKMFAEPSLANSPEYKQFWQKLNRGEFESGEFKRVGKGGKEIWIQATYNPIFDLNGKPFKVVKFATDVTDQKIKNADFQGQIEAVGKAQAVIEFEMDGTIITANENFCQTMGYKLEEILGKHHSMFAEKSLANSQEYKQFWQKLNRGEFEAGEFKRVGKGGKEIWIQATYNPILDLNGKPFKVVKFATEITGRVQAVEEVKTSLLKLEKGNLSSDISAEFSEEFMALKDAINNMVGELRNVVSSVSLASSEVKIASDEIVRGNNDLSERTETQASALEETAASMEEMTASVRQNADSAKEANVMANEAQSKAVIGGEVVEQAIKSMQQINDSSKKINDIIGVIDEIAFQTNLLALNAAVEAARAGEQGRGFSVVAGEVRNLAQRSATAAKEIKALIKDSVEKIENGSKLVNQSGETLGEIVDSVRKVREMMGEITESSSQQSLGIEQVTQAITQMDEMTQQNALLVEKVSSMSKQMAQQAQGMNDTLQFFSMDQD encoded by the coding sequence ATGGGATTTAGTTTGTTTGGTTTGCTCGGGAATCGTAGCAAAAGTTTGCACAGCGGATCGGCATCATCCAAGTTATCTGAACACAAAATTACCTTCTCTGAGCCACCTCAAGAAGCTGCAGAGAATAAGGCTATTTTAGCTGCTGTCGACAAGGTTCAGGCGACAATAGAATTTAACCTTGATGGGACTATCATCAGTGCCAACAAAAATTTTTGTGATGCAATGGGATATGCTTTAGAGGAAATTAAGGGTAAGCATCACAGCATGTTTACTCAACCAGCTTATGCCAAAAGTACTGAATATCAGAGTTTTTGGCAGAGACTGAGCTCTGGGGAGTCATTTTCAGGTGAGTTTAGGCGAGTGGGTAAAGGTGGTAAAGACGTTTGGATTCATGCTTCCTATAACCCAATTCTTGATGCCAAAGGCATGCCTTATAAGGTGGTGAAATTTGCCACTGACATAACCGAACAGAAATTAAAAAACGCAGACTATCAAGGGCAAATTGAGGCTGTGGGTAAATCTCAAGCAGTGATTGAGTTCAATATGGATGGCACCATCATCACCGCGAATGAAAACTTCTGCAAAGCAATGGGCTACAGCATAGATGAAATTCGAGGTCAGCATCATAGTATGTTCGCAGAACCTAACTTTGCCTCTAGCGCAGAATATCGGGAGTTCTGGCAGAAGCTTAATCAGGGGGAGTTTTTAGCTGGTGAATATAAGCGTGTGGGAAAACATGGTAAAGAGGTATGGATTCAAGCTTCCTATAATCCAATTTTGGATATGGATGGAAAGCCATTTAAAGTTGTGAAGTATGCCGCTGATATTACTCAACAAAAGCTGACCTATGCTGACTATCGCGGACAAATCAAAGCCGTTGGTAAATCTCAAGCAGTAATTGAGTTCAATATGGATGGCACCATCATTTCAGCAAACGAGAATTTCTGCGCTGCCATGGGGTATTCACTGGAAGAAATTCAGGGGCGACATCATGAAATGTTCGCTGAAGCAAGCCTAGCTGGCAGCCTAGAATACAAACAGTTTTGGCAAAAGCTTAATCAAGGCGAGTTTATTTCTGGTGAATTTAAGCGGGTGGGCAAGAATGGTAGGGAAGTTTGGATTCAAGCGACGTACAATCCCATTCTGGATATGAGTGGCAAGCCTTTTAAAGTCGTCAAATACGCTTCAGACATTACCGAGCAAAAGATAAAAAATGCTGATTTCCAAGGGCAAATTGAAGCAGTTGGTAAAGCGCAGGCTGTTATTGAGTTTAATATGGATGGCACCATCATTACTGCAAACGACAATTTTTGCCAAACAATGGGATACATGCTGGATGAGATTCAAGGCCAGCACCACAAAATGTTTGCAGAGCCAAGTCTAGCGAATAGTCCAGAATACAAACAGTTTTGGCAAAAGCTTAATCGTGGCGAATTTGAATCTGGTGAGTTTAAACGTGTAGGGAAAGGCGGCAAAGAAATTTGGATCCAAGCAACTTATAACCCCATTTTTGACTTAAATGGCAAACCGTTCAAAGTGGTTAAGTTTGCGACAGATGTGACGGACCAGAAAATAAAAAATGCAGACTTTCAAGGGCAAATCGAGGCTGTGGGTAAAGCACAAGCTGTGATTGAATTTGAGATGGATGGCACCATCATTACCGCCAACGAGAATTTCTGCCAAACAATGGGTTACAAGTTAGAGGAGATTCTGGGCAAGCACCACAGTATGTTTGCAGAAAAAAGCCTCGCCAATAGCCAAGAATACAAACAGTTTTGGCAGAAACTGAACCGTGGTGAGTTTGAGGCTGGTGAGTTCAAACGTGTCGGAAAAGGTGGCAAAGAAATATGGATTCAAGCAACTTATAACCCGATTCTCGATTTAAACGGCAAGCCATTTAAAGTTGTAAAATTCGCCACTGAAATTACCGGTCGAGTTCAAGCTGTAGAAGAGGTGAAGACTTCACTACTTAAGTTAGAGAAAGGAAACTTAAGCTCAGATATTAGTGCTGAATTCTCCGAAGAATTCATGGCTCTTAAAGATGCCATTAACAATATGGTTGGAGAGCTTCGCAATGTTGTGAGTTCAGTCAGCTTGGCCTCTAGTGAGGTAAAAATCGCGTCAGACGAGATTGTTCGCGGCAACAATGATTTAAGTGAAAGAACTGAAACTCAAGCATCGGCATTAGAAGAGACGGCCGCGAGCATGGAAGAGATGACGGCTTCGGTCAGGCAAAATGCTGACAGTGCCAAAGAAGCGAATGTGATGGCAAACGAGGCTCAATCTAAGGCTGTCATTGGTGGCGAAGTCGTAGAGCAAGCGATTAAAAGTATGCAGCAAATCAACGACTCGAGTAAGAAAATTAATGACATCATTGGGGTAATTGATGAAATTGCTTTTCAAACGAACCTACTTGCGTTGAATGCCGCTGTAGAAGCAGCCAGAGCCGGTGAGCAGGGACGTGGTTTTTCAGTCGTTGCGGGAGAAGTACGTAACCTAGCTCAGCGATCTGCCACCGCGGCAAAAGAGATTAAAGCGCTGATTAAAGATAGCGTTGAAAAAATAGAAAATGGTAGCAAGTTAGTCAATCAGTCAGGGGAAACCCTTGGGGAAATCGTTGACTCAGTGCGTAAGGTTCGTGAAATGATGGGAGAAATTACCGAGTCTTCTTCTCAACAAAGTTTGGGGATTGAGCAGGTGACCCAAGCCATTACGCAAATGGATGAGATGACCCAGCAAAATGCTTTACTCGTCGAAAAAGTATCAAGTATGAGCAAACAAATGGCGCAGCAAGCTCAAGGGATGAATGATACGTTACAGTTCTTCTCAATGGATCAAGATTGA
- a CDS encoding PstS family phosphate ABC transporter substrate-binding protein yields the protein MNQSRKLKFVVTIVLLLLSVRTYAEQLQNYVKQEGVFGNISSVGSDTLSGMMTLWVEEFNQLYPGVTIQVQASGSATAPPALTEGTAQLGPMSRPMRRREIDAFVAHYGYKPTQLRVAIDAIGIYINHDNPIKGLDISQLDSIYSATLRCGATKSVTKWSQLGLKYEWAKRSIQLFGRNSASGTYGYFKDHALCGGDYKSRVNALPGSSSVIQSVASAINTIGYSGVGYRSAGVRMLPIAREGSDYVYPSREHILSGEYPLSRYLYVYVNKPPQKPLPKVVKEFLTFIFSKQGQSLVDKDGYVPVSENIAQKQLLKVGIN from the coding sequence ATGAACCAAAGTCGAAAACTCAAATTCGTTGTTACTATCGTTCTGTTGTTGCTTAGTGTTCGAACTTACGCTGAGCAGCTGCAGAACTACGTAAAACAAGAGGGAGTTTTTGGCAATATATCTTCAGTGGGTTCCGATACTTTATCGGGAATGATGACCCTTTGGGTCGAAGAGTTTAATCAATTGTACCCTGGCGTGACTATTCAAGTGCAAGCGTCTGGCTCAGCAACAGCACCGCCAGCTTTAACAGAGGGTACGGCACAGCTTGGACCAATGAGTCGGCCAATGCGTAGAAGAGAGATTGATGCTTTTGTCGCACATTATGGTTATAAACCGACTCAGCTTCGTGTTGCGATTGATGCCATCGGTATCTATATCAATCATGATAACCCTATTAAAGGGCTCGATATTTCTCAGCTTGATAGTATTTACTCCGCCACTTTACGGTGTGGCGCAACCAAGTCCGTGACTAAATGGTCGCAGCTAGGGCTGAAATATGAGTGGGCCAAAAGAAGTATTCAATTGTTCGGTAGAAACTCTGCTTCAGGCACATATGGGTATTTCAAAGATCATGCGCTTTGTGGTGGTGATTACAAAAGCCGAGTGAATGCTTTACCGGGCTCATCATCTGTTATTCAGTCTGTTGCGTCTGCAATTAATACCATCGGATATTCGGGGGTGGGGTATCGTTCAGCAGGAGTACGTATGTTGCCAATTGCAAGAGAGGGGAGTGACTATGTTTATCCAAGCCGCGAACACATTCTTTCAGGAGAGTACCCTTTATCTCGTTACCTTTATGTGTATGTCAATAAGCCTCCGCAAAAGCCTTTACCTAAAGTTGTCAAAGAGTTCCTCACCTTCATATTTTCTAAGCAAGGGCAGTCTTTAGTTGATAAAGATGGCTATGTTCCTGTTTCTGAAAACATTGCACAAAAGCAGTTACTCAAAGTTGGCATAAACTAG
- the phoR gene encoding phosphate regulon sensor histidine kinase PhoR translates to MVTRLTWKKLAWGLAFFYAPWLIIGWFFGHMAWLLLAATVLQLVWHLFNQMRLSSWLWDEKRLAPPSGTGDWESIFNGIYRLQQRQRRKRKELTNLIRRFRNGAESLPDAVVVFRSEGNIVWCNKLAQAILGFRWPEDSGQPISNLIRTPDFIKYLNKNDFSEPLEMRSPLNVERVLELRIVPYTEGEHLMVVRDVTQLNQLEGMRRNFFANVSHELRTPMTVLRGYLEMTEDPDMLVGPMWEKAHGVMTEQLNRMSGLVDQLLTLSKIEASPMHELEDVVNVPSMLEVLEKEAVSLSGDQGHQVSFEVDRSLSVLGDQDQLRSAISNLVYNAVKYTPAGAEIHVKWCRTPQGALLEVADSGDGIEPQHLPRLTERFYRVDKARSRDTGGSGLGLAIVKHALNHHDSHLEVHSELGVGSKFSFVLPNRLIASR, encoded by the coding sequence ATGGTTACTCGGTTAACCTGGAAAAAGCTAGCTTGGGGGCTGGCTTTTTTTTACGCACCTTGGCTAATCATTGGTTGGTTCTTCGGCCATATGGCTTGGCTACTGCTTGCTGCAACCGTATTGCAACTGGTGTGGCATTTGTTTAACCAAATGCGCCTTTCTTCTTGGCTTTGGGATGAAAAGAGACTCGCTCCGCCATCAGGTACTGGAGATTGGGAGTCGATATTCAATGGCATTTATCGACTTCAACAACGGCAGCGAAGAAAAAGAAAAGAGCTCACTAATTTAATTCGTCGCTTTCGAAACGGTGCAGAATCTTTGCCCGATGCGGTTGTGGTTTTTCGCAGTGAAGGCAACATTGTTTGGTGCAATAAACTGGCCCAAGCCATTCTTGGTTTTCGTTGGCCAGAAGATTCAGGCCAGCCCATATCGAATTTGATTCGCACTCCGGATTTCATTAAGTACCTAAACAAGAACGACTTTTCAGAACCATTGGAAATGCGCTCACCACTTAATGTTGAAAGAGTACTTGAGCTACGTATCGTACCTTACACAGAAGGCGAGCATTTGATGGTCGTGCGGGACGTCACTCAACTAAATCAACTGGAGGGTATGCGTCGCAACTTTTTCGCCAATGTATCGCATGAACTGCGCACACCAATGACAGTTTTACGTGGTTATCTAGAGATGACAGAAGATCCTGATATGCTTGTTGGGCCGATGTGGGAAAAAGCGCATGGTGTAATGACAGAGCAACTGAATCGTATGAGTGGTTTAGTTGACCAATTGCTTACGCTTTCCAAGATCGAAGCCTCACCAATGCATGAACTCGAAGATGTGGTCAATGTGCCATCCATGTTAGAGGTACTAGAAAAAGAGGCGGTCAGCTTAAGTGGCGATCAAGGGCACCAAGTCTCTTTCGAAGTTGATCGATCTCTATCTGTTTTAGGCGACCAAGATCAGCTTCGCAGCGCCATTTCAAACTTGGTTTATAATGCGGTGAAGTACACGCCAGCTGGTGCTGAAATCCATGTGAAATGGTGTCGAACACCTCAAGGTGCTTTGCTCGAGGTTGCGGATAGTGGTGATGGTATTGAGCCTCAACACTTACCTCGATTAACAGAGCGCTTTTATAGGGTTGATAAAGCGAGATCTCGCGACACGGGAGGAAGTGGGCTTGGGTTAGCGATTGTTAAGCATGCTCTCAATCACCACGATTCACATCTAGAAGTGCATAGTGAACTTGGCGTGGGAAGTAAATTCTCTTTTGTATTGCCTAACCGTTTAATCGCGAGTCGTTAA
- the phoB gene encoding phosphate regulon transcriptional regulator PhoB yields MSRRILVVEDEAPIREMLCFVLEQKGYQAVEAEDYDTAVNKLAEPFPDLVLLDWMLPGGSGINFIKHMKREELTRNIPVVMLTARGEEEDKVRGLEVGADDYITKPFSPKELVARLKAVIRRVTPTALEDVINVQGLILDPVSHRVTANDQPLDMGPTEFKMLHFFMTHQERVYSREQLLNNIWGTNVYVEDRTVDVHIRRLRKALEYAGHDKLIQTVRGAGYRFSVKS; encoded by the coding sequence ATGTCTCGAAGGATTCTAGTTGTTGAAGACGAAGCTCCTATTCGTGAAATGCTGTGCTTTGTACTTGAACAGAAAGGTTACCAAGCCGTAGAAGCGGAAGATTATGACACTGCAGTCAATAAGCTTGCTGAACCCTTCCCAGATTTAGTTCTGTTAGATTGGATGTTACCTGGCGGTAGCGGAATTAACTTTATAAAACATATGAAGCGTGAAGAGCTAACTCGCAATATTCCTGTGGTTATGCTTACGGCTCGTGGTGAAGAAGAAGATAAAGTCCGAGGTTTAGAAGTGGGCGCTGATGATTACATCACTAAACCGTTCTCACCGAAAGAATTGGTTGCGCGCCTAAAAGCGGTGATCCGCCGAGTGACACCAACAGCATTGGAAGATGTGATTAATGTTCAAGGTTTGATTCTCGATCCTGTCTCTCACCGAGTGACCGCCAATGATCAGCCTCTCGATATGGGGCCGACAGAATTCAAGATGCTGCACTTTTTCATGACCCACCAAGAGCGCGTTTACAGTCGCGAGCAGCTTTTAAACAACATCTGGGGAACCAATGTTTATGTCGAGGACCGCACCGTTGATGTTCATATTCGTCGACTACGTAAAGCGTTGGAATACGCGGGACATGACAAACTTATTCAAACTGTTCGAGGGGCAGGGTATCGCTTCTCAGTTAAATCTTAA